The Pseudanabaena galeata CCNP1313 genome includes a region encoding these proteins:
- a CDS encoding tetratricopeptide repeat protein, with the protein MTDPLAEKLGINVQGGTVNVQNLNIGIAARLEQSGDRVRILVVAANPLGSSPLKLDHEVKTIQEALRRSRKRDNFVVEYRLAATPSELRRALLDLEPHVLHFSGHGSGEQGLLFVSDESAGAIYRSNSGEVRSRSTNSNEIKFVPAQPLANLLQLCDEHLECVVLNACYSDVQGDAISANISFAIGMRDVVEDNVAIKFSQGFYDAIGAGKGYESAFKWGKAAIEFDLANDEATKILILRKRGEIIEHAVINEQATIKKKLNKIFIVVIIVVVVLIVFLAAAFVMPAQPKSAPIIITPEEYFKKAESALNKGNRQGAIADYNEAIRLNPNLVLAYAKRGLAFKLLNEKDSADRDFKTAINLQVKTAEDYRGRGIAKYGLEDKQGAIADYNETIRLNPKNADAYLLRGAVKYELGDKQGAIADYNEAIRINPKKADAYTGRGNAKDDLGDKQGAIADYNEAIRLNPNYVNAYFNRGITKYSLGDKQGAIADSNETIRLNPKNADAYLLRGAVKYELGDKQGAIADYNEAIRLNPNYVNAYFNRGITKYSLGDKQGAIADYNETIRLNPKNADAYLLRGAVKYELGDKQGAIADYNEAIRINPKKADAYTGRGNAKDDLGDKQGAIADYNEAIRLNPNYVNAYFNRGITKYSLGDKQGAIADYNETIRLKPDYADAYFNRGITKYSLGDKQGEIADYNEAIRLNPKNANAYYGRGNAKVELGDKQGAITDYNEAIRIKPDFAFAYNNRGNVKSALGDKQGAIADYQESARLYQQQGKTADYEDAQNQIKKLGG; encoded by the coding sequence ATGACCGATCCTTTAGCCGAAAAACTTGGTATTAACGTTCAAGGTGGAACGGTAAATGTTCAAAACCTCAACATTGGTATTGCGGCAAGACTTGAACAGTCGGGTGATCGCGTTAGGATTTTGGTGGTAGCAGCTAATCCGTTAGGATCGTCGCCTCTGAAGTTAGACCATGAGGTAAAAACCATCCAAGAGGCATTAAGGCGATCGCGCAAACGTGATAATTTCGTGGTGGAATATCGTCTGGCGGCTACCCCTTCAGAATTGCGGCGTGCTTTGTTGGATTTGGAACCCCATGTTTTGCATTTTAGTGGTCACGGTTCGGGAGAGCAGGGTTTGCTATTTGTGAGTGATGAGTCGGCGGGGGCGATCTATCGTTCTAATAGTGGTGAGGTGAGATCGCGTTCGACTAATTCTAATGAAATTAAATTTGTTCCCGCGCAACCACTGGCAAATTTGTTGCAACTTTGCGATGAACATCTGGAATGTGTGGTGTTGAATGCTTGTTATTCAGATGTACAGGGTGATGCGATATCAGCAAATATTTCCTTTGCGATTGGAATGCGTGATGTGGTTGAGGATAATGTGGCGATTAAGTTTTCGCAGGGGTTTTATGATGCGATCGGGGCGGGGAAAGGTTATGAAAGTGCTTTTAAATGGGGAAAGGCGGCGATCGAGTTCGATCTCGCTAATGATGAAGCAACCAAGATTCTCATTTTAAGAAAGAGAGGAGAAATTATTGAACATGCAGTAATCAATGAACAAGCAACTATAAAAAAAAAATTAAATAAAATTTTTATAGTTGTAATTATTGTAGTTGTAGTTTTGATTGTATTTTTAGCGGCTGCCTTTGTTATGCCTGCTCAGCCTAAGTCTGCTCCTATTATTATTACACCCGAAGAATACTTTAAAAAAGCAGAGTCTGCCCTCAACAAAGGGAACAGGCAAGGAGCGATCGCTGACTACAACGAAGCCATCCGCCTCAATCCTAATTTAGTTCTTGCTTATGCTAAACGTGGTTTAGCCTTCAAACTTCTTAACGAAAAAGATAGTGCTGATAGAGATTTTAAAACAGCAATTAATTTGCAAGTTAAGACGGCTGAAGATTATCGCGGTAGAGGTATTGCGAAGTATGGATTAGAAGACAAACAAGGAGCGATTGCCGACTACAACGAAACTATCCGCCTCAATCCTAAAAACGCTGATGCTTACCTTTTGCGCGGGGCAGTTAAATATGAATTAGGAGATAAACAAGGAGCGATCGCCGACTACAACGAAGCCATCCGCATCAATCCTAAAAAAGCTGATGCTTACACTGGTCGTGGGAATGCAAAGGATGACTTAGGAGACAAACAAGGAGCAATTGCCGACTACAACGAAGCTATCCGTCTCAATCCTAATTATGTTAATGCTTATTTCAATAGAGGGATTACGAAGTATAGCTTAGGAGACAAACAAGGAGCGATCGCCGACTCCAACGAAACTATCCGCCTCAATCCTAAAAACGCTGATGCTTACCTTTTGCGCGGGGCAGTTAAATATGAATTAGGAGATAAACAAGGAGCGATCGCCGACTACAACGAAGCTATCCGTCTCAATCCTAATTATGTTAATGCTTATTTCAATAGAGGGATTACGAAGTATAGCTTAGGAGACAAACAAGGAGCGATTGCCGACTACAACGAAACTATCCGCCTCAATCCTAAAAACGCTGATGCTTACCTTTTGCGCGGGGCAGTTAAATATGAATTAGGAGATAAACAAGGAGCGATCGCCGACTACAACGAAGCCATCCGCATCAATCCTAAAAAAGCTGATGCTTACACTGGTCGTGGGAATGCAAAGGATGACTTAGGAGACAAACAAGGAGCAATTGCCGACTACAACGAAGCTATCCGTCTCAATCCTAATTATGTTAATGCTTATTTCAATAGAGGGATTACGAAGTATAGCTTAGGAGACAAACAAGGAGCGATCGCCGACTACAACGAAACTATCCGACTCAAGCCTGATTATGCTGATGCTTATTTCAATAGAGGGATTACGAAGTATAGCTTAGGAGACAAACAGGGCGAGATCGCCGACTACAACGAAGCCATTCGCCTCAATCCAAAAAATGCTAATGCTTATTACGGTCGCGGGAATGCGAAGGTTGAATTAGGAGACAAACAAGGAGCGATCACCGACTACAACGAAGCCATCCGCATCAAGCCTGATTTTGCTTTTGCTTACAACAATCGCGGGAATGTGAAGTCTGCACTAGGAGACAAACAAGGAGCGATCGCCGATTATCAAGAATCAGCACGGCTTTATCAACAGCAAGGCAAGACCGCAGATTATGAAGATGCTCAAAATCAGATTAAGAAACTAGGAGGCTAA
- the pruA gene encoding L-glutamate gamma-semialdehyde dehydrogenase yields the protein MASQTKQVGRSFDTSLDISKYEAKTQEIAKKILSGNEKGSFWSKLSQIKDELRLDDKLMAWTMENEGLRVQLFRLIDCLPALQSKAEIARHMQEYLASDAVEVPALRALLNFSTDNPNSITATAAATTLSTAVGTLAKRYICGENLNEATKSIEKLRRDRFAFTMDLLGEAVISELEAGEYLNRYIAMMEDLSNKAKNWGLIDQIDKADSEQLKRVQVSVKLSAFYSQFDPLDPVKTTEKVSEPARILLRKAQTLGCGIHFDMEQYEFKSLTLQILKQVLMEPEFCDRTDVGITLQGYLRDSEQDLLELVEWAKQRGKPVTVRLVKGAYWDRETIRSYQQGWAIPVFSDKVSTDANYERLIQILLENHQYLYAAIGSHNARSLAKAIAIVQTLNIPSRAFEAQCLYGMGDKFAKAIADMGYRVRVYCPFGDLIPGMSYLIRRLLENTANSSFLRISGEGVDVSKLIAAPVKTERDQNYNGAPALNIFDGFVNSSDRDYAIDQEREAAQTALEKVRNQLGKTYLPIINGQAVETETYVESVNPANSSQVVGKIGLASIDQAEAAVKSAKSAFTSWKKLSAKERGDILRKAADIMEEKREELIAWICYEVAKPIREGDGEVSEAIDFCRYYAKEMERLESGVQRNLPGEDNTYIYQPRGVVVVISPWNFPFAIALGMSVAAIAAGNTVILKPAEQSSVIGAKIAEVLKAAGLPTGVFTYLPAKGSTVGSHLVKHPDVHLIAFTGSQQVGCQIVTEASILRPKQKHMKRVIAEMGGKNGIIIDESADLDQAVVGVMNSAFGFAGQKCSACSRAIVLAPVYDNFMERLVEATRSLIVGEAHLPDTKLSAVIDAAAQRNIQNYIAKGKETAKLAYEGEVPNHGFYVSPTIFGDVDSESAIAQEEIFGPVLAVIKANSFDEALAIANGTDFALTGGLYSRTPSHIERAYREFEVGNLYINRGITGALVDRHPFGGFKLSGIGSKAGGRDYLLQFLEPRSITENTQRQGFAPLDGIE from the coding sequence GTGGCTAGCCAAACGAAGCAAGTAGGTAGAAGTTTTGATACTTCTCTAGATATCTCTAAGTATGAAGCGAAGACACAGGAAATCGCCAAGAAGATTTTAAGTGGCAATGAAAAAGGTTCCTTTTGGTCAAAATTATCGCAGATTAAGGATGAATTGCGCCTTGATGACAAGCTCATGGCTTGGACGATGGAAAATGAAGGCTTACGAGTGCAGTTATTCCGATTGATCGACTGCTTGCCAGCATTGCAGAGCAAAGCCGAGATTGCGCGACATATGCAGGAATATCTCGCCAGTGATGCCGTAGAAGTTCCTGCGCTGCGTGCCTTGTTGAATTTCAGTACCGACAATCCTAATTCGATTACAGCTACGGCTGCCGCAACAACCCTATCGACAGCCGTGGGGACTCTGGCTAAGCGCTATATTTGCGGTGAAAATTTGAATGAAGCCACAAAATCAATTGAGAAACTAAGGCGCGATCGCTTTGCTTTTACGATGGATTTGCTCGGTGAGGCAGTGATTAGCGAACTAGAAGCAGGTGAATATCTCAATCGCTACATTGCGATGATGGAGGATTTGTCTAATAAAGCAAAGAATTGGGGCTTGATTGATCAGATTGATAAAGCTGACAGTGAGCAATTAAAACGGGTTCAGGTTTCCGTAAAATTGAGTGCATTCTATTCCCAATTCGATCCCCTCGATCCTGTCAAAACCACAGAGAAAGTCAGCGAACCAGCGAGAATTTTATTGCGTAAAGCGCAAACTTTAGGCTGTGGTATCCATTTTGATATGGAGCAGTATGAATTCAAATCTCTCACATTGCAAATTCTCAAACAAGTCTTAATGGAGCCAGAATTCTGCGATCGCACGGATGTGGGAATTACGCTGCAAGGCTATTTGCGCGATAGTGAACAGGATTTATTAGAACTAGTCGAATGGGCTAAGCAACGCGGTAAGCCTGTGACTGTGCGCCTAGTCAAAGGAGCCTACTGGGATCGGGAGACTATTCGTTCCTATCAACAGGGCTGGGCTATTCCTGTATTCTCCGATAAAGTTTCCACTGATGCCAATTACGAGCGCTTGATTCAGATTCTCTTAGAAAATCATCAATATCTCTATGCGGCGATCGGTAGCCATAATGCCAGATCTTTAGCCAAGGCGATCGCTATTGTCCAAACCTTAAATATCCCTAGTCGTGCCTTTGAAGCCCAATGTCTCTATGGCATGGGTGACAAATTTGCTAAGGCGATCGCGGATATGGGTTATCGAGTGCGCGTGTATTGCCCCTTCGGTGATTTGATTCCTGGAATGTCTTACTTGATTCGCCGCTTGCTGGAAAATACTGCCAATAGTTCCTTTTTAAGAATTAGTGGTGAAGGTGTTGATGTCAGCAAATTGATTGCCGCGCCCGTGAAGACAGAACGAGATCAAAATTATAATGGCGCTCCTGCTCTGAATATTTTTGACGGTTTCGTAAATTCTAGCGATCGCGACTATGCGATTGATCAAGAACGGGAAGCAGCCCAAACTGCCTTAGAAAAAGTTCGCAATCAACTTGGCAAAACCTATTTACCAATTATTAACGGTCAAGCTGTAGAAACAGAAACCTATGTCGAATCCGTCAATCCTGCTAACTCATCGCAAGTAGTCGGCAAAATCGGTCTAGCCAGCATCGACCAAGCCGAAGCAGCAGTTAAATCTGCAAAATCCGCCTTTACCTCATGGAAGAAACTCAGCGCTAAAGAACGGGGTGACATTCTCCGTAAAGCTGCCGACATCATGGAAGAGAAGCGCGAAGAACTAATCGCGTGGATTTGTTATGAAGTTGCTAAACCGATCCGCGAAGGTGATGGCGAAGTTTCCGAAGCGATCGATTTCTGTCGCTACTATGCCAAAGAAATGGAACGCCTTGAATCGGGCGTACAGCGCAATCTCCCTGGGGAAGACAATACTTACATCTATCAACCTCGCGGCGTGGTAGTCGTGATTTCGCCTTGGAACTTTCCCTTTGCGATCGCCTTGGGTATGAGTGTGGCTGCGATCGCCGCAGGTAATACCGTGATCCTTAAACCTGCCGAACAATCCTCTGTAATTGGCGCAAAAATTGCTGAAGTTCTCAAAGCCGCAGGATTACCCACAGGCGTATTTACCTATCTTCCTGCCAAAGGTTCCACCGTTGGTTCCCATTTAGTCAAACATCCCGATGTGCATCTGATCGCCTTCACAGGCTCCCAACAAGTCGGCTGTCAAATCGTCACTGAAGCCTCCATTTTGCGCCCTAAGCAGAAGCACATGAAGCGCGTGATCGCGGAAATGGGTGGCAAAAATGGCATCATCATCGATGAAAGCGCCGACCTCGATCAAGCCGTAGTCGGCGTAATGAATTCCGCCTTCGGTTTCGCAGGTCAGAAATGTTCCGCTTGTTCCAGAGCGATCGTGTTGGCTCCTGTCTACGACAACTTCATGGAGAGATTAGTAGAAGCCACCCGTTCCCTAATTGTCGGTGAAGCTCACCTTCCAGACACTAAACTAAGCGCTGTGATTGATGCTGCTGCTCAACGCAATATCCAGAACTACATCGCTAAAGGTAAGGAAACCGCGAAATTAGCCTATGAAGGCGAAGTTCCCAATCATGGCTTCTATGTCAGTCCGACTATTTTTGGCGATGTCGATTCTGAAAGTGCGATCGCTCAAGAGGAGATTTTTGGTCCCGTATTGGCAGTAATCAAGGCGAATAGTTTTGATGAGGCATTAGCGATCGCTAATGGTACTGACTTCGCTCTTACTGGCGGCTTATATTCGCGCACACCTTCCCATATCGAACGCGCCTATCGCGAGTTTGAAGTGGGCAATCTCTACATCAATCGCGGCATCACAGGCGCTTTGGTAGATCGCCATCCCTTCGGCGGTTTCAAGCTAAGCGGTATCGGTTCCAAAGCTGGCGGACGCGATTATCTATTGCAGTTCCTAGAGCCAAGGTCAATCACCGAAAATACTCAACGTCAAGGCTTTGCGCCGCTTGATGGTATCGAGTAA
- a CDS encoding Rpn family recombination-promoting nuclease/putative transposase: protein MFDNICKFLAETYSADIASWLFGEPIPLAQVQPQELAVEPIRADSLILLEAEGLLLHLEFQTKADPQIPFRMLDYWVRGKRRFPDKKMRQVVIYLKETSSDVVFQDKFEESTTHHAFEVIRLWEQPLANFLEFTGMLPFAILVNAGNKERLLQDIAQKIDEIPEQKTRQTIGAATFVLAGLVLEENIIKQILRRDIMRESVTYQAILREGRQEGRQEGRQEGRQEGRQEGRKEGRKEGLVAIVLRLLTHKFGTLPPKLHTRITRLHIPRLESLAEAILDFQSLADLELWFSKKK from the coding sequence ATGTTTGATAATATTTGTAAATTTCTTGCTGAAACTTATTCTGCCGACATTGCCTCATGGCTTTTCGGTGAGCCAATCCCACTTGCCCAAGTCCAACCACAAGAGTTAGCGGTTGAGCCAATTCGTGCCGATAGTTTGATCTTGCTAGAAGCGGAAGGATTACTACTACATTTAGAATTTCAAACCAAAGCCGATCCACAAATTCCGTTTAGAATGTTGGACTATTGGGTGCGTGGCAAAAGGCGCTTTCCTGATAAAAAGATGCGTCAAGTTGTAATTTACCTGAAGGAAACAAGTTCAGATGTGGTTTTTCAAGACAAGTTTGAGGAAAGCACAACTCACCACGCATTTGAAGTGATCAGGCTATGGGAACAACCCCTTGCTAATTTTTTAGAATTTACGGGTATGTTACCCTTTGCTATACTTGTAAATGCGGGTAATAAAGAGCGCTTATTACAAGATATTGCTCAAAAAATTGATGAAATCCCTGAGCAAAAAACACGTCAAACTATTGGAGCCGCAACTTTTGTTTTGGCTGGTCTGGTTTTAGAAGAAAATATCATTAAGCAAATTTTGAGGAGAGATATCATGCGCGAGTCAGTGACATATCAAGCAATTCTTCGTGAAGGTCGCCAAGAAGGTCGCCAAGAAGGTCGCCAAGAAGGTCGTCAAGAAGGTCGCCAAGAGGGTCGCAAGGAAGGTCGCAAGGAAGGTTTAGTTGCGATTGTTTTAAGATTGCTAACCCACAAGTTTGGAACTTTGCCGCCAAAGCTGCATACTAGAATTACGCGATTACATATCCCTCGCTTAGAGAGTCTTGCTGAAGCGATTTTGGATTTTCAGAGTCTTGCGGATTTGGAGCTTTGGTTTAGCAAGAAGAAATAG
- a CDS encoding nucleotidyltransferase family protein, with amino-acid sequence MTQPIEQKIKSLARADVMKTLSMHRHELKRLGVKSLRLFGSVARDEARPDSDIDFLVEFVSDPSFFELFEVQYFLENVFHCKIDLGMEESLKEHLREPVLKDVIHAL; translated from the coding sequence ATGACTCAACCTATTGAACAAAAAATTAAATCACTCGCTCGTGCAGACGTTATGAAAACGCTCTCCATGCATCGCCATGAACTAAAAAGACTCGGCGTAAAATCTTTGCGACTATTTGGCTCTGTCGCAAGAGACGAGGCAAGACCCGATAGTGATATTGATTTTCTGGTTGAATTTGTTAGCGATCCCTCATTCTTTGAACTATTTGAAGTACAGTATTTTCTTGAAAATGTATTTCATTGTAAAATTGATTTAGGAATGGAAGAATCATTAAAAGAACATTTAAGAGAACCAGTACTCAAGGATGTGATCCATGCCCTCTAG
- a CDS encoding GNAT family N-acetyltransferase, translating into MGISLDNLRSPEKLNSSHQIKGFDSGNSQLDDWLKNRAIKNEMEGASRTYVLCADNVVIGFYCLANGSVVQSVATGKVRRNMPDPIPVMVLGRLAIDRSWQGKGLGRALLRDAILRTLQASEIAGIRAILVHAISENAKVFYEKCGFTASPIDEMTLMIRIKDAIAIFQ; encoded by the coding sequence GTGGGAATAAGTTTAGATAATTTGCGATCGCCTGAAAAGCTTAATTCATCTCACCAGATCAAGGGGTTTGACTCTGGCAATAGTCAACTAGATGACTGGTTAAAGAACAGAGCAATTAAAAATGAAATGGAGGGTGCTTCGCGCACCTATGTTCTTTGTGCTGATAATGTTGTGATTGGTTTCTACTGCCTTGCTAATGGCTCAGTGGTTCAATCTGTCGCTACGGGTAAGGTGCGGCGGAATATGCCCGATCCGATTCCTGTAATGGTGCTCGGAAGGTTAGCTATTGATCGCAGTTGGCAGGGAAAAGGGCTAGGACGTGCCTTACTAAGGGACGCGATTTTAAGAACTCTACAAGCCTCTGAAATTGCGGGAATACGAGCTATCCTTGTCCATGCTATTTCTGAGAATGCGAAGGTTTTTTACGAGAAATGTGGGTTTACGGCTTCGCCTATCGATGAGATGACTCTCATGATTAGAATTAAAGATGCGATCGCGATATTCCAGTAA
- a CDS encoding TdeIII family type II restriction endonuclease, translating to MDKQQRIAQAIKDVISKMMDRVMDRVLITDPFIKENHRANKPLYAALVPDEIFKGSHFERRFVTPFGLVWEKLAQVVALEAYGNCQMGHTISGTVGQESLRRIQEVLNKLEHSKGTNKVKPNWIEELHYIQEGGGNPIPVSVVCDIFIQNEENGKRYAFELKAPLPNSDQTKVSKEKLFKLLAMEPKLVDYAYFALPYNPYGQKENYKWDFPMRWFNMHKDESVLIGDEFWDLIGGEGTYNNFIQEVNSLGKDYRERIYREFLGIQPPPDFDEYLLK from the coding sequence ATGGATAAACAACAGAGAATTGCTCAAGCTATAAAGGATGTCATATCTAAAATGATGGATCGAGTAATGGATCGTGTTCTAATTACAGACCCTTTTATCAAAGAAAATCATCGAGCAAACAAACCACTTTATGCAGCATTAGTGCCTGACGAAATTTTTAAAGGTTCACATTTTGAGAGAAGATTTGTAACTCCATTTGGTCTTGTATGGGAAAAGTTAGCTCAAGTTGTTGCCCTAGAAGCTTATGGCAATTGCCAAATGGGGCATACAATTAGTGGTACAGTTGGGCAAGAGAGTCTGAGAAGAATTCAAGAAGTATTAAATAAATTAGAACATAGCAAAGGAACAAACAAAGTCAAACCTAATTGGATTGAAGAATTACACTATATTCAGGAAGGTGGTGGTAATCCGATTCCAGTAAGCGTAGTTTGTGATATTTTTATCCAGAATGAAGAAAATGGAAAGCGGTATGCCTTTGAGCTTAAAGCTCCATTACCAAATAGTGATCAAACAAAAGTAAGCAAAGAGAAGCTATTTAAACTTCTGGCAATGGAACCCAAGTTAGTTGATTACGCATACTTTGCCTTGCCATACAACCCTTACGGTCAAAAAGAAAACTATAAATGGGACTTTCCTATGCGATGGTTCAATATGCACAAAGATGAATCTGTATTGATAGGCGATGAATTTTGGGATCTGATTGGAGGTGAAGGCACTTACAACAATTTTATTCAGGAAGTCAATTCATTAGGGAAAGATTACAGAGAACGCATCTATCGTGAATTCTTAGGAATACAACCACCTCCAGATTTTGACGAGTATTTGTTGAAGTAG
- a CDS encoding DUF2281 domain-containing protein — MAIHIKERLLERIEKASEITLQEVLDFLMFIESKRIQTEELEISLLSESALAEDWLTPEEDEAWQHL, encoded by the coding sequence ATGGCTATACATATTAAAGAGAGATTATTAGAAAGGATTGAAAAAGCTTCTGAGATTACACTTCAAGAGGTTTTAGATTTTTTGATGTTTATTGAATCAAAAAGAATTCAAACAGAGGAGTTGGAAATTAGTTTGTTGAGTGAGTCAGCTTTAGCAGAAGATTGGTTAACGCCAGAAGAGGATGAAGCATGGCAACATTTGTAA
- a CDS encoding type ISP restriction/modification enzyme: MAKIYHAHLWGSRESKYGYLLKNDVNTVEWEEIFPNSPFYLFIPQSEKFREEYEKGWQLTNIFGFQSMGITSGDDEFLYDFSVSDLKQKINTELENSKLINTDKSLLKMKRWVGKIVDKDWKMAQYRPFDRRAILYCSHILERARTNLNQQFQLPNLGLITIRRTRENINSQFFVTDLIADKSIVSSADNANIFPLYLHPDLDRQQGSLLEEPPTNLSLDFLALLESKLGYIPRPEEIFYYIYAIFHSPTYRSRYAEFLKIDFPRVPITSNKQLFQNLSEQGQALVDLHLMKSKKLNKLITKMGGKGDNAVTEVTYKAIEKRVYINKEQYFERIEQEVWEFKIGGYQVLDKWLKDRKKAKRSLSFDDILHYQKVVVALKETMEIMQEIDRIIPSFPIE, from the coding sequence ATGGCTAAAATTTATCACGCGCATCTATGGGGCTCACGGGAAAGTAAGTATGGGTATCTTTTAAAGAATGATGTAAATACAGTTGAATGGGAAGAGATTTTCCCCAATTCACCATTTTATCTTTTTATTCCTCAAAGCGAAAAATTTCGAGAAGAATATGAGAAAGGATGGCAACTTACAAACATTTTTGGTTTTCAGTCAATGGGAATTACTAGCGGTGATGATGAGTTTTTGTATGACTTTTCAGTTAGTGACTTAAAACAGAAAATTAATACTGAGCTTGAAAATAGTAAACTAATCAATACCGATAAATCTTTATTGAAGATGAAACGATGGGTTGGCAAAATTGTCGATAAAGATTGGAAAATGGCGCAATATCGACCATTTGATCGGCGAGCGATTTTATACTGTTCTCACATATTGGAAAGAGCAAGAACTAATCTTAATCAACAATTTCAGTTGCCTAATCTTGGATTAATTACAATTAGACGGACTAGAGAAAATATTAATAGTCAATTTTTTGTAACCGATTTAATAGCTGATAAAAGTATTGTTTCTTCTGCCGATAATGCCAACATATTCCCTCTTTATCTTCATCCAGATTTAGACCGTCAACAAGGCAGTTTATTAGAGGAGCCACCCACTAATTTATCACTAGATTTTCTGGCTTTACTCGAGTCTAAACTTGGTTATATCCCTAGACCTGAAGAAATTTTTTACTATATTTACGCAATTTTTCATAGCCCAACCTATCGATCGCGCTATGCCGAATTCCTAAAAATTGACTTTCCCCGTGTACCCATTACTAGCAACAAACAACTATTTCAAAACCTTAGCGAACAAGGTCAAGCGTTAGTTGATTTGCACCTGATGAAATCCAAAAAATTGAATAAATTAATCACAAAAATGGGTGGCAAAGGTGATAACGCCGTCACCGAAGTGACCTATAAAGCTATAGAAAAGAGGGTTTATATCAACAAAGAGCAATATTTTGAAAGAATTGAACAAGAAGTATGGGAATTTAAAATTGGTGGTTATCAAGTTCTTGATAAATGGCTAAAGGATCGCAAAAAAGCTAAGCGCAGTTTATCCTTTGATGATATTCTCCATTATCAAAAAGTTGTCGTTGCCCTTAAAGAAACAATGGAAATAATGCAAGAAATTGATCGCATCATTCCTAGCTTTCCAATAGAGTAA
- a CDS encoding type II toxin-antitoxin system TacA family antitoxin yields MSTLIDNTTSSQNRDVTINIRVKQEKRNIIDRAAEVQGKTRSEFMLESAYQKAQDVLLDWAFFDLDSSKYQEFTALLDGVPQPNQKLQKLLTTKSPWE; encoded by the coding sequence ATGTCTACCTTGATAGATAACACCACTTCTAGCCAAAATCGCGATGTAACGATTAACATCCGTGTCAAGCAAGAGAAACGGAATATCATTGATCGTGCTGCCGAAGTACAGGGTAAAACACGCTCTGAGTTTATGCTTGAGTCAGCATATCAGAAGGCGCAAGATGTTCTTTTAGATTGGGCTTTCTTTGATTTAGACTCATCGAAGTATCAGGAATTTACAGCATTATTGGATGGAGTTCCTCAACCAAATCAAAAGCTACAGAAGTTACTAACAACTAAATCTCCGTGGGAATAA